A part of Pararoseomonas sp. SCSIO 73927 genomic DNA contains:
- a CDS encoding DUF2231 domain-containing protein, which translates to MHAILLAFPFPLFLGALLSDFAYRSSFQVQWFNFSSWLIAGGLVGGGFAMLWALVKLIRSGAARRKRAAIYFVVLLVMWVLGLVNALVHAKDAFAIMPEALYLSSVTTALALVAAWIGYSGYQSREAA; encoded by the coding sequence TTGCACGCGATCCTGCTCGCCTTCCCCTTCCCGCTCTTCCTCGGGGCACTGCTCAGCGATTTCGCCTACCGGTCGAGCTTCCAGGTGCAGTGGTTCAACTTCTCATCCTGGCTCATCGCCGGCGGCCTGGTCGGCGGCGGCTTCGCCATGCTCTGGGCCCTGGTGAAGCTGATCCGGAGCGGAGCGGCACGGAGGAAGCGCGCGGCGATCTACTTCGTCGTTCTTCTCGTCATGTGGGTGCTCGGCCTCGTCAACGCGCTCGTCCACGCGAAGGACGCCTTCGCCATCATGCCGGAGGCGCTCTACCTGTCCTCCGTCACGACGGCTCTCGCGCTCGTCGCGGCCTGGATCGGCTACTCGG
- a CDS encoding LysR substrate-binding domain-containing protein: MFELGQLRCFVAVAEELHFRRAAARLNMTQPPLSRQIQMLEQELGFPLFLRSSRAVRLTPAGAVFLDQARNLLRMAEGAAQEALRVARGETGSLTIGFTAASSYAALPRLVALVRAGAPGIELNLREMVTGEQWTALRAGAIDLGLLRPPAHGLPFLRLEREALLLALPRAHPLAGEEAVDPAVLEGQPLITYPPLDGRYLHDLVLSVLRLSGVAPGRVQHVSQTHSILALVGAGIGLALVPQAAERFRPVDVVLRPLRGTPPLLAELILTWPEAGNPVLEAVLAVLRREWAEPARGTPRT, from the coding sequence ATGTTCGAACTCGGCCAGCTCCGCTGCTTCGTCGCCGTCGCGGAGGAGCTGCATTTCCGCCGCGCCGCCGCCCGGCTGAACATGACCCAGCCCCCCCTCTCCCGGCAGATCCAGATGCTGGAGCAGGAGCTGGGCTTTCCCCTGTTCCTGCGCAGCAGCCGGGCGGTCCGGCTGACGCCGGCGGGGGCGGTGTTCCTAGACCAGGCGCGCAACCTGCTGCGGATGGCGGAGGGCGCGGCGCAGGAGGCGCTTCGGGTGGCGCGGGGCGAGACCGGCAGCCTGACGATCGGCTTCACCGCCGCCTCTAGCTACGCCGCGCTGCCCCGGCTGGTGGCGCTGGTCCGCGCGGGCGCGCCGGGGATCGAGCTGAACCTCCGGGAGATGGTGACGGGCGAGCAGTGGACGGCGCTGCGCGCGGGCGCGATCGACCTGGGCCTGCTGCGCCCGCCCGCCCACGGCCTCCCCTTCCTGCGGCTGGAGCGTGAGGCGCTGCTGCTGGCCCTGCCCCGCGCGCACCCGTTGGCAGGAGAGGAGGCGGTGGACCCGGCGGTGCTGGAGGGCCAGCCGCTCATCACCTACCCGCCCCTGGATGGGCGATACCTGCACGATCTCGTCCTCTCCGTGCTCCGGCTCTCCGGCGTGGCGCCGGGGCGGGTGCAGCACGTCAGCCAGACCCACTCCATCCTCGCCCTGGTGGGCGCTGGGATCGGCCTCGCGCTGGTGCCGCAGGCGGCGGAGCGGTTCCGGCCCGTGGACGTGGTGCTGCGCCCGCTGCGCGGCACGCCGCCGCTCCTGGCGGAGCTGATCCTGACCTGGCCGGAGGCGGGGAACCCCGTGCTGGAGGCCGTGCTGGCGGTGCTGCGGCGGGAATGGGCCGAGCCAGCCCGGGGCACGCCACGGACCTGA
- a CDS encoding tripartite tricarboxylate transporter substrate binding protein: protein MNRRDLMRAVLAGTALPALASPAVRAQGTAPGTAPGTTAGFERTIRIIVPNAPGGTSDILARLIAPEMTRILGQTVVIENRAGAAGNIGADAVAKSAPDGHTLLLMDVSTLAINPSLFPRMPFDVQKDLAPVSMLIYAPYLLATKTALPVRDAATFAAYAKANPGLNVANAGVGSLTHLTSAELGTFLGGNFTQVPYRGGAPALLAVTTGEADLIVNGATATIPFVKNNQMRGIAVSGEHRLEGLPDVPTFKELGWPMQDSGTWQGIMVQGNTPRPLVEKLHAALRQVVAVPAIATRFKELGAEARTDGPEAFREWLTRSTPAFGRIVQANNIRAE from the coding sequence ATGAACCGCCGCGACCTCATGCGCGCCGTCCTGGCCGGCACGGCGCTTCCGGCCCTCGCCTCCCCGGCCGTGCGGGCCCAAGGAACTGCCCCTGGAACTGCCCCGGGGACGACGGCGGGCTTCGAGCGCACCATCCGCATCATCGTGCCGAACGCGCCGGGCGGCACCAGCGACATCCTGGCCCGGCTGATCGCGCCGGAGATGACGCGCATCCTCGGCCAGACCGTCGTGATCGAGAACCGCGCGGGCGCCGCCGGCAACATCGGCGCGGACGCCGTGGCGAAGAGCGCGCCGGACGGCCACACGCTGCTGCTGATGGATGTCTCCACCCTCGCCATCAACCCCTCGCTCTTCCCGCGCATGCCCTTCGACGTGCAGAAAGACCTCGCGCCCGTCTCCATGCTGATCTACGCGCCCTACCTGCTGGCGACGAAGACGGCGCTGCCGGTGCGCGATGCCGCCACCTTCGCGGCCTATGCCAAGGCCAACCCGGGGCTGAACGTCGCGAATGCCGGCGTGGGCAGCCTGACGCACCTCACCTCCGCGGAGCTCGGCACCTTCCTCGGCGGGAACTTCACCCAGGTTCCCTACCGCGGCGGCGCGCCGGCGCTGCTGGCGGTGACGACCGGTGAGGCGGACCTGATCGTCAACGGCGCCACGGCCACCATCCCCTTCGTGAAGAACAACCAGATGCGCGGCATCGCCGTCTCCGGCGAGCACCGGCTGGAGGGGCTGCCGGACGTGCCGACCTTCAAGGAGCTGGGCTGGCCCATGCAGGATTCCGGCACCTGGCAGGGCATCATGGTCCAGGGCAACACGCCCCGGCCCCTGGTGGAGAAGCTGCACGCCGCGCTGCGCCAAGTGGTGGCCGTCCCCGCCATCGCCACCCGCTTCAAGGAGCTGGGCGCCGAGGCCCGCACGGACGGGCCGGAGGCCTTCCGCGAGTGGCTGACCCGCAGCACCCCCGCCTTCGGGCGCATCGTGCAGGCCAACAACATCCGGGCCGAGTAA
- a CDS encoding Ldh family oxidoreductase encodes MPQELLRPPAELTRLAAALFAAAGLDPEKAEGTARLLVLTDMMGRRTHGLAQVPAYLDQVERGLMEGRGEPEVLRDTGGTVVWDGGYRPGLWLMDRAMRLGFERVAQHGTFTLAMRKSHHIGCLAALAKGATDRGLMAIIASSGPHTKIVAPFGGKEGLFSPNPFAIGFPATEFPVLVDISSSITSLSMTREKAAAGQHFDNPWVLDHEGRPSRDPSVVEGGEARGSLMLLGGTDAGHKGFGLALMVEALTGGLAGHGRKEAPTRWGANVFLQLLDPEAFAGRDAFVAQMDFLADRIHANPAIDPEAPVRLPGEKAARLIARAEREGVPVPPALAEALRGHAARLGVEASALG; translated from the coding sequence GTGCCGCAGGAGCTTCTCCGCCCACCGGCGGAGCTGACGCGCCTCGCCGCCGCACTGTTCGCGGCGGCGGGGCTGGACCCGGAGAAGGCGGAGGGCACCGCCCGCCTCCTCGTGCTGACGGACATGATGGGCCGCCGCACCCACGGCCTCGCCCAGGTGCCCGCCTACCTGGACCAGGTGGAGCGCGGGCTGATGGAGGGGCGCGGCGAACCGGAGGTGCTGCGCGACACCGGCGGCACGGTGGTCTGGGACGGCGGCTACCGGCCCGGCCTCTGGCTGATGGACCGCGCGATGCGCCTCGGCTTTGAGCGGGTGGCGCAGCACGGCACCTTCACGCTCGCGATGCGCAAGAGCCACCACATCGGCTGCCTCGCCGCCCTGGCGAAGGGGGCGACGGATCGCGGCCTCATGGCGATCATCGCTTCCTCCGGGCCGCACACGAAGATCGTCGCGCCCTTCGGCGGGAAGGAGGGGCTGTTCAGCCCCAACCCCTTCGCCATCGGCTTCCCCGCCACGGAATTCCCGGTGCTGGTGGACATTTCCTCCTCCATCACCTCCCTCTCCATGACGCGGGAGAAGGCGGCGGCCGGGCAGCACTTCGACAACCCCTGGGTGCTGGACCACGAGGGGCGGCCGAGCCGCGACCCCTCCGTGGTGGAAGGCGGGGAAGCGCGCGGCAGCCTCATGCTGCTGGGCGGGACCGATGCCGGGCACAAGGGCTTCGGCCTGGCGCTGATGGTAGAGGCGCTGACGGGCGGCCTGGCCGGCCACGGCCGGAAGGAGGCGCCGACGCGCTGGGGGGCCAACGTCTTCCTCCAGCTCCTCGATCCCGAGGCCTTCGCCGGCCGGGACGCCTTCGTCGCCCAGATGGATTTCCTGGCGGACCGCATCCACGCCAACCCGGCGATCGACCCGGAGGCCCCCGTGCGCCTGCCCGGCGAGAAGGCCGCCCGCCTCATCGCGCGGGCGGAGAGGGAAGGGGTTCCGGTGCCCCCGGCGCTGGCGGAGGCCCTGCGCGGCCACGCGGCGCGGCTGGGCGTGGAGGCGTCGGCCCTGGGCTGA
- the ftrA gene encoding transcriptional regulator FtrA yields MPKTPRPSPPENPLVVALAYDGLCTFEYGVAVEVFALPRPEMGPGWYRFATAAVEPGPLRAMGGLLVTADGGMELLAQAGTVIVPGWRGADAPVPPALLEALHAAHGRGARILSLCSGAFVLAAAGLLDGGRATTHWRYAETLAVRYPAVTVAPDVLYVDSGRVLTAAGTAAGIDLCLHLIRRDHGAEAANKVARRLVVPPHREGGQAQFIERPVPSAREGSRLSPLLDRMRTQAGESWPVDRMAAEAGMSRRSLIRRFRAATGETPAAWLAAARLARARDLLETTGLGIEAVAEGCGLGSAAALRAGFRARFGLAPSAWRARFRGEVSPGPTPPRPAAPRGRAGPPPAPGAPEPLPSPPAR; encoded by the coding sequence GTGCCAAAGACGCCGCGCCCCTCCCCGCCCGAGAACCCCCTTGTCGTCGCCCTGGCCTATGACGGGCTCTGCACCTTCGAGTACGGCGTGGCGGTGGAGGTTTTCGCCCTGCCGCGGCCGGAGATGGGGCCGGGCTGGTACCGCTTCGCCACCGCCGCGGTTGAGCCGGGCCCGCTGCGCGCGATGGGCGGGCTGCTCGTCACCGCCGATGGCGGGATGGAGCTGCTGGCACAGGCGGGCACGGTGATCGTGCCGGGCTGGCGCGGCGCCGATGCCCCGGTGCCGCCCGCGCTGCTGGAGGCGCTGCACGCGGCCCATGGGCGGGGCGCGCGGATCCTCTCCCTCTGCTCCGGCGCCTTCGTGCTGGCGGCCGCGGGGCTGCTGGATGGCGGGCGGGCGACGACGCACTGGCGCTACGCCGAAACCCTGGCCGTGCGCTACCCGGCGGTGACGGTGGCGCCGGACGTGCTCTACGTCGATTCCGGCCGGGTGCTGACGGCGGCGGGCACGGCGGCGGGGATCGATCTCTGCCTCCACCTCATCCGCCGCGACCACGGGGCGGAGGCGGCGAACAAGGTGGCACGCCGGCTGGTCGTGCCGCCGCACCGGGAGGGCGGGCAGGCCCAGTTCATCGAACGGCCCGTGCCCTCGGCGCGGGAGGGATCGCGGCTGTCCCCGCTTCTGGACCGGATGCGGACCCAGGCCGGGGAATCCTGGCCGGTGGATCGCATGGCGGCGGAAGCGGGGATGAGCCGGCGCAGCCTCATCCGCCGCTTCCGGGCCGCGACGGGCGAGACGCCGGCCGCCTGGCTGGCCGCCGCGCGGCTGGCCCGGGCGCGGGACCTGCTGGAGACGACCGGCCTCGGGATCGAAGCGGTGGCGGAAGGGTGCGGGCTCGGCTCCGCCGCCGCGCTGCGGGCGGGGTTCCGCGCCCGGTTCGGCCTCGCGCCCTCCGCCTGGCGGGCGCGCTTCCGGGGCGAGGTCAGCCCAGGGCCGACGCCTCCACGCCCAGCCGCGCCGCGTGGCCGCGCAGGGCCTCCGCCAGCGCCGGGGGCACCGGAACCCCTTCCCTCTCCGCCCGCGCGATGA
- a CDS encoding rhodanese-like domain-containing protein: MTNAVTAIPAAASTEAEAHFARRLSMETDCADVQAAIAEGDPGFVLLDVRGPNAFARGHVPGALNLPHREMEAARMAEWPEGTLFVVYCAGPHCNGADRAALRLARLGRPVKIMIGGVTGWLDEGFTLEPGR; the protein is encoded by the coding sequence ATGACCAATGCCGTCACCGCCATCCCCGCCGCCGCCAGCACCGAGGCGGAGGCCCACTTCGCCCGCCGCCTCTCCATGGAGACCGATTGCGCCGACGTGCAGGCCGCCATTGCGGAAGGCGATCCGGGATTCGTGCTGCTGGACGTGCGCGGCCCCAACGCCTTCGCCCGCGGCCATGTCCCCGGCGCGCTGAACCTGCCGCACCGGGAGATGGAGGCGGCGCGCATGGCGGAGTGGCCGGAGGGGACGCTCTTCGTCGTCTACTGCGCCGGGCCGCACTGCAACGGGGCGGACCGGGCGGCACTGCGGCTGGCCCGTCTGGGGCGCCCGGTAAAGATCATGATCGGCGGCGTGACGGGCTGGCTGGACGAGGGCTTCACGCTGGAACCCGGCCGCTGA
- a CDS encoding biotin transporter BioY, translating to MTAIQHLAARPALRFWGMALLGSAALAASAQVTLPMWPVPATLQTLVVLLLGALGGSRLGAATVALYLAEGAMGLPVFAGGAGPAALMGPTAGFLLGFIPSALIAGFAGRGALRQGTVLTAAHLAVFVPGVLWLSTFVGFEKAWMAGFLLFVPGTLVKTALAFATMRALRRG from the coding sequence ATGACCGCCATCCAGCATCTCGCCGCGCGGCCGGCGCTGCGCTTCTGGGGCATGGCCCTGCTGGGCAGCGCCGCGCTGGCGGCTTCCGCGCAGGTCACCCTGCCCATGTGGCCGGTGCCGGCCACGCTCCAGACCCTGGTGGTGCTGCTGCTCGGCGCGCTCGGCGGCTCCCGCCTCGGCGCGGCGACCGTCGCGCTCTACCTCGCCGAGGGCGCGATGGGGCTTCCGGTCTTCGCCGGCGGTGCCGGCCCCGCCGCGCTGATGGGCCCGACGGCGGGCTTCCTGCTCGGCTTCATCCCGTCCGCCCTCATCGCCGGCTTCGCCGGGCGCGGCGCGCTGCGCCAGGGCACGGTGCTGACGGCGGCGCACCTGGCGGTGTTCGTGCCGGGCGTGCTGTGGCTCTCCACTTTCGTCGGGTTCGAGAAGGCCTGGATGGCCGGCTTCCTCCTCTTCGTGCCGGGCACCCTCGTGAAGACGGCGCTGGCCTTCGCGACGATGCGGGCCCTGCGGCGGGGCTGA
- a CDS encoding A/G-specific adenine glycosylase, giving the protein MNTPPPAGPLLAWYDRHRRTLPWRGEGDPYRIWLSEVMLQQTTVAAVGPRYARFLARFPDVAALAAAPWEDVAAEWAGLGYYARARNLHAAAKAVAARGGFPDTEAGLRELPGIGAYTAAAVAAIAFNRPTVPVDGNVERVVARLMAITAPLPGARRLIGPVAARFMEQEEPRARPGDFVQALFDLGATICTPRRPACALCPWRERCRARQDGIQESLPAKAPKGARKLRHGLHFLARDPAGRLLLRHRPPEGLLGGMLEIPGAPWREEPWSLEEALPHAPLPGMGWVLRPGLARHGFTHMDLDMRLAEAAVPAGPAPEGMAWMGPDAALAALPTAMRRLLPLAAPPLAEGAGPVASEGPRAPGARRRRTSG; this is encoded by the coding sequence ATGAACACACCCCCGCCCGCCGGGCCCCTGCTCGCCTGGTATGACCGCCACCGCCGAACCCTTCCCTGGCGCGGCGAAGGCGATCCATACCGCATCTGGCTGTCCGAGGTGATGCTTCAGCAGACCACCGTGGCGGCGGTGGGGCCGCGCTACGCCCGCTTCCTGGCGCGCTTCCCCGATGTGGCGGCCCTGGCAGCCGCGCCGTGGGAGGATGTGGCGGCCGAATGGGCGGGGCTGGGCTACTACGCCCGCGCCCGCAACCTGCACGCGGCGGCGAAGGCCGTGGCGGCTCGGGGCGGCTTTCCGGACACGGAGGCCGGGCTGCGGGAACTGCCGGGGATCGGCGCCTACACGGCCGCCGCCGTCGCCGCCATCGCCTTCAACCGCCCCACCGTGCCGGTGGACGGGAACGTGGAGCGGGTGGTGGCGCGGCTGATGGCGATCACCGCCCCCCTGCCCGGCGCCCGCCGCCTGATCGGCCCGGTCGCGGCGCGCTTCATGGAGCAGGAGGAGCCCCGGGCGCGGCCAGGGGATTTCGTGCAGGCCCTGTTCGACCTGGGCGCCACGATCTGCACGCCGCGCCGCCCGGCCTGCGCCCTCTGCCCCTGGCGGGAGAGGTGCCGGGCGCGGCAGGACGGCATCCAGGAGAGCCTGCCCGCCAAGGCGCCGAAGGGGGCGCGCAAGCTGCGCCACGGGCTGCACTTCCTGGCGCGCGACCCCGCCGGGCGCCTGCTCCTGCGCCACCGCCCGCCGGAAGGCCTGCTGGGCGGGATGCTGGAGATTCCCGGCGCACCGTGGCGGGAGGAGCCCTGGTCGCTGGAGGAGGCCCTGCCCCACGCCCCCCTGCCTGGAATGGGCTGGGTTCTGCGCCCCGGCCTGGCGCGGCACGGCTTCACCCACATGGACCTGGACATGCGGCTGGCCGAGGCCGCCGTCCCGGCCGGGCCCGCCCCGGAGGGGATGGCGTGGATGGGGCCGGACGCCGCCCTGGCCGCCCTGCCCACCGCCATGCGCCGGCTGCTCCCCCTGGCCGCCCCCCCGCTTGCGGAGGGCGCGGGGCCCGTGGCAAGCGAGGGACCAAGGGCGCCGGGCGCCCGCAGGAGAAGGACTTCGGGATGA
- a CDS encoding DUF721 domain-containing protein produces the protein MIDPRRPDLGLRPLGGFIPRLTRPAFKRRSPAGALLMADWHGIVGPAIAAVTVPRRLTGGTLTIGCSGPIAMELQHLAPQLIGRVNAALGSVTVQTLKFVQQAPPGPPAPQPRPEAPLPDTVRGRLDTVGSPELRDALARLGRGVYRTR, from the coding sequence ATGATCGACCCGCGCCGCCCCGATCTCGGCCTGCGCCCGCTCGGCGGCTTCATCCCCCGCCTGACCCGCCCGGCCTTCAAGCGCCGCAGCCCCGCCGGCGCCCTGCTGATGGCGGACTGGCACGGGATCGTCGGCCCGGCCATCGCGGCGGTCACGGTGCCCAGGCGCCTGACGGGCGGCACCCTGACGATCGGCTGCTCCGGCCCCATCGCCATGGAGCTGCAGCACCTGGCGCCGCAGCTCATCGGCCGGGTGAACGCCGCCCTGGGCTCCGTGACCGTCCAGACCCTGAAGTTCGTCCAGCAAGCCCCGCCCGGCCCGCCCGCCCCGCAGCCCCGGCCGGAGGCGCCGCTTCCCGATACGGTTCGTGGCAGGCTGGACACGGTCGGTAGCCCCGAACTGCGGGACGCCCTGGCAAGATTGGGCCGCGGGGTCTATCGAACCCGCTGA
- a CDS encoding thioredoxin domain-containing protein, with translation MIPTRRSLLLAAPAIGLLPSLALAQGSAPGTAPGTTPGATPANDPRLGERAAGRAGAQATVVEYFSLTCSHCANFHNNTWPQVKSRLVDTGKVRMVWRDFPLDQLALAAAMVARALPAERYEGFVGALFSSQDRWAFARGADNIGEIAKVAALAGMSRAQVDEVLKDTPLQRGVLEMRMKAQQEFNVSSTPTFIFNNKAQPGEVTFDRFVQLAGVSAG, from the coding sequence ATGATCCCGACCCGCCGCAGCCTCCTCCTCGCCGCCCCGGCCATCGGGCTGCTGCCCTCCCTCGCTCTGGCCCAGGGGAGCGCGCCCGGAACCGCGCCCGGGACCACGCCCGGGGCCACGCCGGCGAATGACCCGCGCCTCGGCGAGCGCGCCGCCGGCCGCGCGGGCGCGCAGGCGACGGTGGTGGAGTACTTCTCCCTCACCTGCTCCCACTGCGCGAACTTCCACAACAACACCTGGCCGCAGGTGAAGTCGCGCCTGGTGGACACGGGCAAGGTGCGGATGGTGTGGCGGGACTTCCCGCTGGACCAGCTCGCGCTCGCCGCCGCCATGGTCGCCCGCGCCCTGCCGGCCGAGCGCTACGAGGGCTTCGTCGGCGCCCTCTTCTCCTCCCAGGACCGCTGGGCCTTCGCCCGCGGCGCGGACAACATCGGCGAGATCGCGAAAGTCGCGGCGCTGGCGGGGATGAGCCGCGCGCAGGTGGACGAGGTGCTGAAGGACACGCCCCTGCAGCGCGGCGTCCTGGAGATGCGCATGAAGGCGCAGCAGGAGTTCAACGTGAGCTCCACCCCCACATTCATCTTCAACAACAAGGCCCAGCCGGGCGAGGTGACCTTCGATCGCTTCGTCCAGCTGGCGGGCGTCTCCGCCGGCTGA